From Hirundo rustica isolate bHirRus1 chromosome 1, bHirRus1.pri.v3, whole genome shotgun sequence, a single genomic window includes:
- the FOXQ1 gene encoding forkhead box protein Q1 has product MKLEVFSQHYEDKLSAGSDQEGSGSLSPAPAESELGSDGDCAANSPGGGAGRPGHPPPPPPTPQPPPPPPPAESAKGKPYTRRPKPPYSYIALIAMAIRDSAGGRLTLAEINDYLMSRFPFFRGAYTGWRNSVRHNLSLNDCFVKVLRDPARPWGKDNYWMLNPSSEYTFADGVFRRRRKRLSRAAPPPQPARPAAGAPPQAPQEAAGAGTASPGASPRCCCASSPCRCAPGAKEAAAGGGGARPAGGGAAKFSSSFAIESLLQRPAGPRAAPQPPPHARLLWPAPPAPPHLLPGPYPLLPYPPAAQPPPAAALYGGGLLQLCAYGLAEPSPPPPLLLGAGRPALVPGEASPLAERPRAPPFHAGLAKGGRGPPPGSPLYGPLRLAGPPPPPAGGSASFQPYAVETPLA; this is encoded by the coding sequence ATGAAGCTGGAGGTGTTCTCGCAGCACTACGAGGACAAGCTGAGCGCCGGCAGCGACCAGGAAGGCAGCGGCTCGCTCTCCCCGGCTCCGGCGGAGAGCGAGCTGGGCTCGGACGGTGACTGCGCGGCCAACAgcccgggcggcggggccgggcggccgGGGCatcccccgccgccgccgcccacgccgcagcccccgccgccgccgccgccggccgaGAGCGCCAAGGGGAAACCCTACACGCGGCGGCCGAAGCCGCCCTACTCCTACATCGCGCTGATCGCTATGGCCATCCGCGACTCGGCCGGCGGCCGCCTGACCCTGGCCGAGATCAACGACTACCTGATGAGCCGCTTCCCCTTCTTCCGCGGCGCCTACACCGGCTGGCGCAACTCGGTGCGCCACAACCTCTCCCTTAACGACTGCTTCGTCAAGGTGCTGCGCGACCCGGCGCGGCCCTGGGGCAAGGACAACTACTGGATGCTGAACCCCAGCAGCGAGTACACCTTCGCCGACGGCGTCTTCCGCCGCCGCCGCAAGCGCCTCAgccgcgccgccccgccgccgcagcccgcccgccccgccgccggcgccCCGCCGCAAGCGCCGCAGGAGGCGGCCGGAGCGGGCACCGCGTCCCCCGGCGCTTCCCCGCGGTGCTGCTGCGCCTCCTCGCCCTGTCGCTGCGCGCCGGGCGCCAAGGAGGcagcggcggggggcggcggggcgaggccggcgggcggcggcgccgccaAGTTCTCCAGCTCCTTCGCCATCGAGAGCCTCCTGCAGCGGCCGGCAGGAccccgcgccgccccgcagccgccgccgcacGCCCGCCTCCTGTGGCcggcgccgcccgcgcccccgcACCTGCTGCCCGGCCCCTACCCGCTGCTCCCGTACCCACCTGCCGCgcagcccccgcccgccgccgccctcTACGGCGGGggcctcctgcagctctgcgCCTACGGGCTGGCAGAGccgtcgccgccgccgccgctgctgctgggggccGGGCGGCCCGCGCTGGTCCCGGGGGAGGCGTCGCCGCTggcggagcggccgcgggcGCCGCCGTTCCACGCCGGCCTCGCCAagggcgggcgggggccgccGCCCGGCTCCCCGCTCTACGGGCCCCTCCGGCTcgccgggccgccgccgccgccggcgggGGGCTCGGCCTCGTTCCAGCCGTACGCCGTGGAGACCCCCCTGGCTTAA